A region of Paenibacillus thiaminolyticus DNA encodes the following proteins:
- the cydD gene encoding thiol reductant ABC exporter subunit CydD, which produces MGKNLFGYQGIKPVLASLTAIALVHTLSIIMLAIWLAEAISALFAGAAWQEQAGKIGLFLLAFLVRQMTALLQQQVAYRFAEKTGASLRSQLLEALFRLGPRHTRTEGTGTTVTLVLEGVGKFRKYMELFLPRMIGTAVTPVLILAYIATQDIVAALILAVTMPILIAFLILVGLAARKQTEKQWASYRQLSNHFVDSLRGLETLKFLGRSRSHGATVSKVSDRYRSATMRTLRVAFLSSFSLDFFTMLSVASVAVSLGLRLVNGEMMLVTALTILILAPEYFLPVRMVGADYHATLDGKEAGEAMESIIRAGAKSEEAPASQALPAWTQDSLLRMTGIGMRHEEEGPSSLQEIDLEIQGFRKVGIIGASGAGKSTLIDIIGGFLHPTAGTIRVDGQERTSLTGEDWRKQTTYIPQHPYIFSSSLADNVRFYSPDANDDEVGRAMTAAGLGALADQLPNGLDERIGNGGRSLSGGQEQRVALARAFLSSRPIMLLDEPTAHLDIETEYELKSTMLELFRDRLVFLATHRLHWMPDMDWIIVLQDGKVAETGTHEELLAKRGAYYDMIRMEGEDTL; this is translated from the coding sequence ATGGGCAAGAATCTGTTCGGCTACCAAGGGATCAAGCCGGTTCTTGCCAGTCTGACCGCCATTGCCCTGGTGCACACACTATCTATTATTATGCTGGCCATCTGGCTGGCAGAAGCAATATCCGCCCTGTTCGCCGGGGCGGCATGGCAGGAACAAGCCGGCAAGATCGGGCTGTTCCTGCTTGCTTTTCTCGTGCGCCAGATGACGGCACTGCTGCAGCAGCAAGTGGCTTACCGATTCGCCGAGAAGACCGGCGCCAGCCTGCGGAGCCAGCTGCTGGAGGCGCTGTTCCGCCTCGGGCCGCGGCATACCCGGACAGAGGGAACGGGCACGACAGTGACGCTTGTGCTCGAAGGGGTCGGGAAGTTCCGCAAATATATGGAGCTGTTCCTACCCCGCATGATCGGGACCGCAGTGACGCCGGTGCTTATCCTCGCGTACATTGCGACCCAGGATATCGTCGCCGCCCTGATTCTGGCGGTGACGATGCCGATTCTCATCGCGTTCCTTATTCTTGTCGGTCTGGCCGCGCGTAAGCAGACCGAGAAGCAGTGGGCGTCTTACCGGCAGCTGTCGAATCATTTCGTCGATTCGCTGCGAGGTCTGGAGACGCTCAAGTTCCTTGGACGCAGCCGCTCGCACGGGGCCACCGTCTCCAAGGTCAGCGACAGATATCGTTCGGCCACGATGCGGACTCTGCGTGTCGCCTTCTTGTCCTCCTTCTCCCTGGACTTCTTCACGATGCTGTCCGTCGCATCCGTGGCGGTCAGCCTTGGGCTGCGCCTCGTGAACGGGGAGATGATGCTCGTTACCGCGCTAACCATCCTTATCTTGGCGCCGGAATATTTCCTTCCGGTCCGCATGGTAGGGGCCGATTATCACGCGACGCTGGACGGTAAGGAAGCGGGCGAAGCGATGGAGTCCATTATCCGCGCGGGAGCGAAGTCCGAGGAGGCCCCTGCCTCGCAGGCGCTGCCGGCCTGGACGCAGGACAGCTTGCTGCGAATGACCGGCATCGGGATGCGGCATGAGGAGGAGGGCCCGTCCTCACTGCAGGAGATTGATCTGGAGATTCAAGGCTTCCGCAAGGTCGGGATCATCGGCGCAAGCGGCGCCGGCAAGTCGACGCTAATCGATATTATCGGCGGCTTCCTGCATCCGACCGCCGGGACGATCCGGGTGGACGGACAGGAGCGGACGTCGCTGACCGGCGAGGACTGGCGGAAGCAGACGACGTACATCCCGCAGCATCCGTATATTTTCAGCTCCTCGCTGGCGGATAACGTCCGCTTCTATTCGCCGGACGCGAACGATGACGAGGTCGGGCGGGCGATGACTGCCGCGGGGCTGGGCGCGTTGGCAGATCAGCTGCCGAACGGGCTGGATGAACGCATCGGCAATGGCGGGCGCTCGCTGAGCGGCGGACAGGAGCAGCGGGTTGCGCTGGCGCGGGCATTTCTGAGCAGCCGGCCGATTATGCTGCTCGATGAACCGACGGCGCATCTGGACATCGAGACCGAATATGAGTTGAAGTCGACAATGCTGGAGCTATTCCGTGATCGGCTCGTCTTCTTGGCCACGCACCGCCTGCACTGGATGCCGGATATGGACTGGATTATTGTCCTGCAGGACGGCAAGGTGGCGGAGACGGGGACTCATGAAGAGCTGCTGGCGAAGCGGGGGGCCTACTACGACATGATCCGCATGGAAGGGGAGGATACGCTATGA
- the cydC gene encoding thiol reductant ABC exporter subunit CydC: protein MNREGWIMPYMRRYAGRFAVIIALGVLTVLCASSLTFTSGYLISKSALRPENILLVYVPIVLVRTFGIGRAVVHYVERLVGHDAVLRILSQMRERMYRILEPQALFLRSRFRTGDLLSTLADDIEQLQNVYLRTVFPGAVALVAYAACIAALGWFDLPFALFIGLLLLLLIAVLPWVSLLITRTWQTRIKQERNVLYQRLTDAVMGMSDWVISGRTSRFTAEYEEGEQSVARMERRLNGWARLRMLLGQCVVAAVLVLMLCWAGGQYADGRIAATLIAAFTLVVFPLMDGFLPVSDAVEKLPQYQDSLDRLAKLDAPAGDQPVRPAAEAELRPALASGEAHIRLEQVRYRYDKTAAWTLDGLSLDIPQGRRIAVIGRSGAGKSTLLKLVQGALAPDEGQVLLNGIPAASYGEHIPAMIAVLNQSPHLFDTTVANNIRLGRPDASDEDIRRVVRQVGLETLVDSLPDGYDTRMLETGGRFSGGERQRIALARILLQDTPVVILDEPTVGLDPQTERALLATMFTALQGKSLLWITHHLVGVEQMDEVIFIENGRIEMRGPHAELLERYPRYRNLYQLDRPALLSRI from the coding sequence ATGAATCGCGAAGGCTGGATTATGCCGTATATGCGGCGCTATGCCGGACGCTTCGCTGTCATTATCGCCCTGGGCGTGTTGACGGTGCTGTGCGCCTCCTCCTTGACCTTCACGTCAGGCTATCTCATTTCGAAGTCGGCTTTGCGTCCGGAAAATATTTTGCTCGTCTACGTGCCTATCGTGCTTGTCCGGACGTTCGGCATCGGGCGGGCTGTCGTCCATTATGTCGAGCGTCTGGTCGGTCATGATGCGGTGCTGCGCATCTTATCCCAGATGCGCGAGCGGATGTACCGCATCCTGGAGCCGCAGGCGCTGTTCCTCCGCTCCCGCTTCCGGACGGGAGATCTGCTCAGCACGCTGGCGGACGATATCGAGCAGCTGCAAAATGTGTACCTGCGCACGGTGTTCCCGGGCGCGGTGGCGCTTGTCGCCTATGCTGCCTGCATCGCGGCGCTCGGCTGGTTCGATCTGCCGTTCGCCCTCTTCATCGGACTGCTGCTGCTCCTGCTGATCGCGGTGCTGCCCTGGGTGTCTCTGCTGATTACCCGCACCTGGCAGACCCGCATCAAGCAGGAGCGGAACGTGCTGTACCAGCGGTTGACCGATGCAGTGATGGGGATGAGCGATTGGGTCATTAGCGGGCGCACCTCCCGCTTCACGGCGGAATATGAAGAGGGCGAGCAATCCGTCGCCCGCATGGAGCGCCGCCTGAACGGCTGGGCCCGGCTTCGCATGCTGCTGGGGCAGTGCGTCGTCGCGGCCGTGCTGGTGCTCATGCTCTGCTGGGCAGGGGGCCAATATGCGGACGGGCGCATCGCCGCCACCTTAATCGCGGCGTTCACCCTGGTCGTATTCCCGCTGATGGACGGCTTCCTCCCGGTATCGGATGCGGTGGAGAAGCTGCCGCAGTACCAGGATTCGCTGGATCGGCTCGCGAAGCTGGACGCTCCGGCGGGCGACCAGCCCGTTCGTCCTGCGGCGGAGGCGGAGCTGCGGCCGGCCCTGGCGTCCGGAGAGGCGCATATCCGGCTGGAGCAGGTCCGCTACCGCTATGACAAGACGGCCGCCTGGACGCTGGATGGCTTGTCGCTCGATATCCCGCAAGGACGGCGAATTGCGGTCATCGGCCGCAGCGGAGCGGGGAAATCGACGCTGCTCAAGCTGGTGCAGGGAGCCTTGGCGCCGGATGAAGGCCAAGTGTTGCTGAACGGTATTCCGGCGGCGTCGTATGGGGAGCATATCCCCGCGATGATTGCGGTCTTGAACCAGAGCCCGCATCTGTTCGACACGACGGTGGCGAACAATATCCGGCTGGGCCGCCCGGATGCCTCCGACGAGGACATCCGCCGGGTCGTCCGTCAGGTCGGCCTGGAGACGCTCGTCGACTCGCTGCCGGACGGCTATGACACGCGGATGCTGGAGACGGGCGGGCGCTTCTCGGGCGGGGAGCGGCAGCGGATCGCCTTGGCCCGCATCCTGCTGCAGGATACGCCGGTCGTCATTCTCGACGAGCCGACCGTCGGGCTCGACCCGCAGACCGAGCGCGCTCTGCTGGCCACGATGTTCACCGCGCTGCAGGGCAAGTCGCTGCTGTGGATTACGCATCATCTCGTCGGCGTGGAGCAGATGGATGAAGTCATCTTCATCGAGAACGGCCGCATCGAGATGAGAGGTCCGCATGCGGAACTGCTGGAGCGGTATCCGCGCTACCGCAACCTGTACCAACTGGATCGGCCCGCGCTGCTGTCGCGGATATAG
- a CDS encoding cytochrome ubiquinol oxidase subunit I: MDTLILSRIQFASTTIFHFFFVPVSIGLALLIAIMETMYVVKGNEEYKKMAKFWGKLFLINFAVGVVTGIIQEFQFGMNWSNYSRFVGDVFGAPLAIEALLAFFMESTFIGLWIFGWERLSKKVHLLCIWLVAIGTTMSAFWILAANSFMQRPVGFEINNGRAEMNDFLALITNGQLLVEFPHTVLGAFATGAFLITGVSAYKMLRRQDFEFFKKSFKLGIVVALISSFLVAIFGHQQAQYLVHTQPMKMAAAESLWETSPDPAPWTVIAAIDPAKQENQMEVKIPYLLSFLSYSKFSGEVRGMKELQAEYEQTYGPGDYIPPVRTTFWSFRIMVAAGSLMILLGLYGVYLMARKKLDQKNTWFMRFMLYAISLPFIANTSGWIMTEIGRQPWTVFGLMTTEDSISPSVSGGSVLFSLIAFSTIYTVLAIVLVYLFVRVIKKGPNEDVTVHVSHDPFDKEERHALTQ, encoded by the coding sequence ATGGATACGCTAATCTTATCACGCATCCAGTTTGCGTCGACGACGATTTTTCACTTCTTCTTCGTCCCGGTATCCATCGGGCTGGCGCTGCTTATCGCCATTATGGAGACGATGTACGTCGTCAAGGGCAATGAAGAGTATAAGAAAATGGCCAAGTTCTGGGGCAAATTGTTCCTCATCAACTTCGCCGTCGGCGTAGTGACCGGTATCATTCAGGAATTCCAGTTCGGCATGAACTGGTCGAATTACTCCCGCTTCGTCGGGGACGTGTTCGGCGCACCGCTTGCCATCGAAGCGCTGCTAGCCTTTTTCATGGAGTCTACGTTCATCGGGCTCTGGATCTTCGGTTGGGAGCGGCTGAGCAAGAAGGTGCACTTGCTGTGCATCTGGCTAGTGGCTATCGGAACGACGATGTCCGCCTTCTGGATTCTCGCTGCCAACTCGTTCATGCAGCGTCCAGTCGGCTTCGAAATTAACAATGGCCGGGCCGAGATGAATGATTTCCTCGCGCTGATTACGAACGGCCAGCTGCTGGTGGAATTCCCGCATACGGTGCTGGGCGCATTTGCGACAGGCGCCTTCCTTATTACGGGTGTCAGTGCATACAAGATGCTGCGCCGCCAAGACTTTGAGTTTTTCAAAAAATCCTTCAAGCTGGGTATCGTTGTTGCCTTGATCTCGTCGTTCCTGGTCGCGATCTTCGGCCACCAGCAAGCACAGTATCTGGTGCATACGCAGCCGATGAAGATGGCGGCAGCCGAGAGCTTGTGGGAGACAAGTCCGGATCCTGCGCCGTGGACGGTTATCGCGGCTATCGATCCGGCTAAGCAAGAGAACCAGATGGAAGTGAAGATTCCATACTTACTTAGCTTCCTGTCCTACAGCAAATTCTCCGGGGAAGTCCGCGGGATGAAGGAGCTGCAGGCTGAATACGAGCAAACATACGGACCTGGCGATTATATTCCGCCGGTGCGCACGACCTTCTGGAGCTTCCGCATCATGGTTGCTGCCGGCTCGCTGATGATTCTGCTCGGCCTGTACGGCGTATATCTGATGGCGCGCAAGAAGCTGGATCAGAAGAACACCTGGTTCATGCGCTTCATGCTGTATGCCATCTCGCTGCCGTTCATTGCCAATACGTCGGGCTGGATTATGACCGAGATCGGCCGTCAGCCATGGACCGTATTCGGATTGATGACGACGGAAGACAGTATCTCGCCTAGCGTATCGGGAGGCTCGGTGCTGTTCTCCCTGATTGCCTTCTCCACCATTTACACGGTGTTGGCTATCGTGCTGGTCTACCTGTTCGTACGCGTTATCAAAAAAGGACCTAACGAGGATGTTACTGTCCACGTGTCTCACGATCCATTCGATAAGGAGGAACGTCATGCTCTCACTCAATGA
- the cydB gene encoding cytochrome d ubiquinol oxidase subunit II yields the protein MLSLNELWFVLVAVLFVGFFFLEGFDFGVGMSTQFLARTDGERRVLINSIGPFWDANEVWLLTAGGAMFAAFPNWYATLFSGYYVPLVALLLALIVRGVAFEFRGKVDSERWKKTWDLAIFVGSLLPPFLFGVVFAGLIKGLPIDQQMEMNAGLFDMVNLYTLVGGITVTVLCLVHGLMFTTLRTEGDLQARARRLARKLMIPLAALLVLFAVMTYFMTDVFEVRGAILAVVAVLGLIVFLLAGYFMKQKKDGWAFGMTGGIILLSIASVFIGLFPRVMISSINSAFDLTIHNAASGAYSLKVMTIVAVTLLPFVLGYQIWSYFVFHKRVNEKQHLEY from the coding sequence ATGCTCTCACTCAATGAATTATGGTTCGTTCTTGTCGCTGTGTTGTTCGTCGGCTTTTTCTTCCTCGAAGGCTTCGACTTCGGGGTTGGCATGTCGACTCAATTCCTGGCGCGAACCGACGGAGAGCGCCGGGTGCTAATCAATTCCATCGGCCCATTCTGGGATGCCAATGAGGTCTGGCTTCTGACCGCCGGCGGGGCGATGTTCGCCGCCTTCCCGAACTGGTACGCGACTTTGTTCAGCGGCTATTATGTGCCGCTCGTCGCGTTGCTGCTCGCGCTTATCGTGCGCGGCGTCGCCTTCGAATTCCGGGGCAAGGTGGACAGCGAGCGTTGGAAGAAAACATGGGATCTGGCTATCTTCGTAGGCAGCCTGCTGCCTCCGTTCCTGTTCGGCGTCGTGTTCGCCGGGCTGATTAAGGGTCTTCCCATCGATCAGCAGATGGAGATGAACGCGGGTCTGTTCGACATGGTGAATCTCTATACATTAGTAGGCGGCATTACTGTCACGGTGCTCTGCCTCGTGCACGGCCTCATGTTCACAACGCTGCGGACGGAGGGCGATCTGCAGGCGCGCGCACGCCGTCTTGCCCGGAAGCTGATGATTCCGCTCGCCGCTCTGCTCGTCTTGTTCGCGGTCATGACCTATTTCATGACCGATGTGTTCGAGGTTCGCGGCGCCATCCTGGCTGTCGTTGCCGTCCTCGGCCTGATCGTCTTCCTGCTCGCAGGCTACTTCATGAAGCAGAAGAAGGACGGCTGGGCGTTCGGTATGACCGGAGGCATTATATTGCTGTCGATCGCATCCGTCTTTATCGGCTTGTTCCCGCGGGTGATGATCAGCTCCATCAACAGTGCATTCGACTTGACGATTCATAATGCGGCATCGGGCGCTTATTCGCTCAAAGTGATGACGATCGTAGCGGTAACCTTGCTGCCATTCGTGCTTGGCTACCAGATTTGGAGCTACTTCGTCTTCCATAAGCGCGTGAACGAGAAGCAGCATCTCGAATACTAA